Below is a genomic region from Elusimicrobiota bacterium.
CCCCCGACGGGGTGTCCAGGGCCCGACGCCGGACTTCCCAGGCCAATTTCTGGGCCGACACCTGGCCGAAGTGCAGATACGGCGAAAGATCCGATTGGCCGTCCAGGGTCGGGTCGTTTCGCCGCTCGTGGTAGGCGGCCAATTTATGAGAGAGAAAAAGTCCCAGGGTCTTGGCCCCGCCGGCCTCGCCGGGCGTCCAGGAATCGACGGGCCCCACCGACGTGTCGACTTTCAATCCCTCCCGAACCCGATTCCAATCCACACCTTTGACGATTTCCGGCCAGGGCGTCGTCTGGGGTTGAAGGGCCGGGAAGTCCGTGAGAAATTCGTCCAGGAGTTTGTGAATTTTGGGCCGAAGGGTGTAGGCGCCGTATTCGAGCTTGGGCGAGGCGAGCCAGGCGGGCACCACGTTGTGGGCGTCCACTTCGGTCAAGGCCACGGGCAGGGCCTCGGCCAATTTCGTCTTCCATCGGCGCTTGATTTTTAGGGGATCAAAATCGGTGACCACCGCCCCGATTTTTTCTTTTCGTACAAAGGCCGCCAGCGTTTCCGTCGGCTCGCCCGCCAGTAGAAAGAAGGGAATTTTGGCCGCCCCCAGGCGGGCCTCCAGGGCTTCCAGGCCCCGGAGCATGAAATCGTAGGCCCGGAGCGTGGCCCCCGGGAACTCCGGCGCCAGGCAAAAAACCACCGCCAAGGGCACGCCCCGTTCCGCGGCCCGGGCCCGGGCGTGCAAGAGGGCCCAGTTGGCGGCCATGCGCTGGTCCCGGCTCATCCAATAGACGACGGGGCCCGGACCCGGCGGGCGTTGATTGATCGAACGACTTCGGCGCGTGGTGGACAGGTCTTTTAAGATGGGACGGGCCTGACACCGAAATGGCGGGCGACGGCTTCCTGGCGGAACCGGAAA
It encodes:
- a CDS encoding deoxyribodipyrimidine photo-lyase encodes the protein MSRDQRMAANWALLHARARAAERGVPLAVVFCLAPEFPGATLRAYDFMLRGLEALEARLGAAKIPFFLLAGEPTETLAAFVRKEKIGAVVTDFDPLKIKRRWKTKLAEALPVALTEVDAHNVVPAWLASPKLEYGAYTLRPKIHKLLDEFLTDFPALQPQTTPWPEIVKGVDWNRVREGLKVDTSVGPVDSWTPGEAGGAKTLGLFLSHKLAAYHERRNDPTLDGQSDLSPYLHFGQVSAQKLAWEVRRRALDTPSGDAFLEELIVRRELSDNFCLYNEKYDSFEGFPAWAQKSLNAHRRDKREFLYSRKPFENAATHDELWNAAQREMVQRGKMHGYMRMYWAKKMLEWSASPEEALATAIYLNDRYELDGRDPNGYAGVAWSIGGVHDRAWFERPVYGQIRYMNANGCRAKFDAVAYVRRFRD